A window of the Lactuca sativa cultivar Salinas chromosome 7, Lsat_Salinas_v11, whole genome shotgun sequence genome harbors these coding sequences:
- the LOC111887779 gene encoding mitogen-activated protein kinase kinase kinase 1: protein MLDSRSRERIKRRMNLYSRPKRTGPRLDRRNAIKNIDYDASTSSSSFDTQSTHRTRSLDISSLSDRTSFRIGGTDGELDLIFSTLGLSPEDFAIPTAAWEAHKSYSPTGGSLPHSSRLRHSPLGSTRESPESDFSVSFESKVSFTDDDDVKSDGECSRSAEVGEARVLATNGIAIRDDVRLCGIDENRLGNDCSETSNGVDLLKSQRARVLEDGGDGDTDKTRERRHPVFENGIKGPRPPLLAPPPPMSRAIVDTMDSNWDLIRSFAPGDNEDSGSDEPDRAITNVDANRTTTSRIDTTGSNTLDDENEGYSSAPAELEYSLSSNGSFGSFKNWQKGDFLGSGSFGTVYEGFNEAGNFFAVKEVSLLDQGSQGKQSIFQLEQEISLLSQFHHENIVRYLGTDTDDGKLYIFLELVTKGSLAKLYQKYELRDSQVSAYTRQILSGLNYLHERKVVHRDIKCANILVDANGSVKLADFGLAKATTLNDIKSCKGTPYWMAPEVVNNSRSNNGYGLAADIWSLGCTVLEMLTRKIPYSHLEGMQALFRIGRGEPPPIPNTLSREAQDFILECLKVNPNDRPTAAQLLQHPFLKKSGSVNSVLASPRYNGVQL from the exons ATGTTGGATTCAAGATCTAGAGAGAGAATCAAAAGGAGAATGAACTTGTACTCTAGACCGAAGCGGACAGGGCCGAGGCTCGATCGAAGAAACGCAATCAAGAACATCGATTACGACGCGTCTACATCTTCATCATCATTCGACACTCAATCGACTCACCGAACTCGATCACTTGATATTTCATCGCTATCCGATAGAACGAGTTTTCGAATTGGAGGAACCGACGGCGAATTGGACTTGATCTTCAGCACTTTAGGGCTTTCGCCAGAGGATTTCGCGATTCCGACGGCTGCTTGGGAAGCGCATAAATCTTATTCTCCTACGGGAGGTAGCTTACCCCATAGCTCTAGGCTTCGTCATTCTCCTCTGGGTTCGACTAGGGAATCGCCGGAGAGTGATTTCTCCGTGAGTTTTGAAAGTAAAGTTAGCTTTACAGATGACGACGATGTTAAGTCCGACGGCGAGTGTTCGAGGTCGGCTGAGGTTGGTGAAGCTAGGGTTTTGGCGACAAATGGAATTGCGATTCGTGATGACGTCCGCTTATGTGGGATTGATGAAAACAGGCTTGGAAATGATTGCTCGGAAACAAGCAATGGTGTTGATTTATTAAAATCTCAAAGGGCTAGGGTTTTGgaagatggtggtgatggtgacaCGGATAAAACGCGTGAGAGACGACATCCAGTCTTCGAAAATGGAATCAAAGGTCCACGGCCACCATTACTTGCTCCTCCACCTCCTATGTCACGAGCGATTGTGGATACTATGGATTCGAATTGGGATTTGATTCGAAGTTTTGCTCCTGGAGATAACGAAGACTCAGGATCAGATGAACCAGATAGGGCCATTACCAACGTTGATGCAAACAGGACGACAACATCAAGAATCGATACAACTGGTTCAAATACACTGGATGATGAAAACGAGGGCTACTCTAGTGCACCTGCTGAACTTGAATATTCCCTTTCGTCCAATGGATCATTTGGCAGTTTTAAAAACTGGCAGAAGGGAGATTTTCTTGGAAGTGGTTCATTTGGCACTGTTTACGAAGGCTTTAACGA GGCTGGGAACTTTTTCGCTGTGAAGGAGGTTTCTTTACTTGATCAAGGTAGCCAGGGAAAACAGAGCATTTTTCAACTTGAACAG GAGATATCTTTATTAAGTCAGTTCCATCACGAAAACATAGTCCGATATCTTGGTACAGATACG GATGATGGGAAACTATATATCTTTCTTGAGCTTGTAACCAAAGGTTCACTAgcaaaactttatcaaaaatatGAACTTCGTGATTCCCAAGTTTCAGCATACACCAGACAGATTTTGAGTGGTTTAAATTACCTCCATGAACGAAAGGTTGTTCATAG GGATATCAAGTGTGCTAATATATTAGTTGATGCAAATGGATCTGTGAAGCTAGCAGATTTTGGATTAGCAAAA GCAACCACTTTGAATGATATAAAATCTTGCAAAGGGACTCCATATTGGATGGCACCTGAG GTTGTTAATAACAGTAGATCAAATAATGGGTATGGACTTGCAGCTGATATATGGAGCCTTGGATGCACTGTGTTGGAGATGTTAACACGTAAAATTCCATACTCTCACTTGGAAGGG ATGCAAGCACTTTTTAGAATTGGGCGTGGAGAGCCTCCGCCAATTCCTAACACATTGTCTCGTGAGGCACAAGATTTTATACTTGAATGTCTGAAAGTCAACCCGAATGACCGCCCTACTGCCGCCCAACTACTGCAGCATCCTTTTTTGAAGAAATCGGGTTCTGTGAATTCGGTTCTTGCTTCTCCACGTTATAATGGAGTACAGTTGTAG